The Bacteroidota bacterium DNA window GTGGCTCTTTGCTGTTGGGGTCGTAAAACTGACTGCTAAAAGCTTGTATCGCTGCTATCTTATCATCGTAATAGGGTGTTATGTCAACTATTATATCTGGCTTTGTTAACCTGTCTTGTATGTAATGGTATATTTGTTTTGGTCGCCAAGGTTTTTGAATGCTACCATTAACAGTTGTTTCTATTTTAACCAATCCGCTTAAAAAAGCCGCTTCATGTACCAGGTCGGCCGCTTTTCCATGGTCTATATGCCTGTCACTTTCTGCATTACACAAAATAATATCGGGCTGGTATTGGCGTATTTTCTCTATAATTAATAACAGCGATTCTTTATTTTTCTGGAAAAAGCCATCTGCTAACTTTAAATTTTCGCGTACGCTCACGCCTAGTATTTTGCTGGCGTTGGCTGCTTCTATTTTTCTTAATTCGGCTGAACCTCTTGTGCCTAGTTCGCCTTGCGTAATATCAATAATACCAACTGTATAGCCTTGTTTTATATGACTCAATACTGTTCCGCTACATGCCAATTCTACATCATCAGGATGTGCAGCAAAACAAAGTATATCTAGCTTTTCCATGGGGGCGAAAATACTCATATTTTTTAATTTGGGGATTCTAAAATGCGTAACTCAATATATTTAGGTTTAAAACGGACTGTTTAAAAGTCAATTGCCTATAAATAAAGCAATTTTGCATTTGTGTATTTCCTGTTAGTTTCTTGTATCGGGCACTTACTATTTTGCCTTTTTATTTTAAACTCAAAAAGCATGCTTACATCCTTAACTATACTTAACTCAAAAGTATATGGCAAAGCCGAAATCCGTTTTAACGACTGTGATAGTTTACAGTTGGTAGGACCTAATAATATTGGTAAATCAACTTTAATATATGCCCTTAATTTTTTGTTCATTATTGATGGCAATAAAATGACTTTTAGTGGAAACAGACGTGGTGATAAAGACACTATTCACCATTATTTTCCTAACCCCAACCAAAGTTATATTGTGTTTGAGGTTTTTAAAAAATCGTATTACTGTATTTTATTAAAACGCGATAGTGAAGGCAATTTGGAATACTACAAGTATGCCAGCAATTACATGGAGCAGCACTATGTAGATAAAGACAAACGCTTAATGAAGTTTGACGAAGTGCAAGCACAATTAGCCTCTGAAGGTATAGAGCTGGAAGCCTTTAAGGACAAACGTGAGGTGTTTAACTTTGTGTACCAGCGTGGCCGTAGAAACAACGGTGTAGTTTGGTTGGACGACAATGTAAAAAGTGATGGCTTAAGTAATAACTTTTCTAAAATATACCGATACTTAATCAACACTAAATTAATTACTAATAAAAATTTGAAAGAGGCTTTAATTATAGCTGATAACAGGGAAAATGAGGTTTTAAATTTTAGTCAGAAAAACAAAAAGGATATTCACGATTTACGTAAAATAA harbors:
- the bshB1 gene encoding bacillithiol biosynthesis deacetylase BshB1, yielding MEKLDILCFAAHPDDVELACSGTVLSHIKQGYTVGIIDITQGELGTRGSAELRKIEAANASKILGVSVRENLKLADGFFQKNKESLLLIIEKIRQYQPDIILCNAESDRHIDHGKAADLVHEAAFLSGLVKIETTVNGSIQKPWRPKQIYHYIQDRLTKPDIIVDITPYYDDKIAAIQAFSSQFYDPNSKEPQTPISSLDFMHYIEGRAREFGRLINTTYGEGFTVKRPVGSNNLLAQL